Proteins encoded by one window of Mustela erminea isolate mMusErm1 chromosome 7, mMusErm1.Pri, whole genome shotgun sequence:
- the UBE2C gene encoding ubiquitin-conjugating enzyme E2 C isoform X2 encodes MASQNRDPAAASVAAARKGAEPSGGAARGPVGKRLQQELMTLMMSGDKGISAFPESDNLFKWVGTIHGAAGTVYEDLRYKLSLEFPSGYPYNAPTVKFLTPCYHPNVDTQGNICLDILKDKWSALYDVRTILLSIQSLLGEPNIDSPLNTHAAELWKNPTAFKKYLQETYSKQVSSQDP; translated from the exons ATGGCCTCCCAGAACCGCGACCCAGCTGCCGCCAGCGTCGCCGCCGCCCGCAAAGGAGCCGAGCCCAGCGGGGGCGCCGCCCGTGGGCCCGTGGGCAAGAG GCTACAGCAGGAGCTGATGACCCTCATG ATGTCCGGTGACAAAGGAATTTCTGCCTTCCCTGAATCAGACAACCTTTTCAAATGGGTGGGGACCATCCACGGAGCAGCTGGCACA GTGTATGAAGACCTGCGGTATAAGCTCTCCTTGGAGTTCCCCAGTGGCTACCCCTACAATGCGCCCACAGTGAAATTCCTCACACCCTGCTACCACCCCAACGTGGACACCCAGGGGAACATCTGCCTGGACATCCTGAAGGACAAGTGGTCAGCCCTGTATGACGTCAGGACCATCCTGCTGTCCATCCAGAGCCTGCTAGGAG AACCAAACATTGATAGTCCTTTGAACACACACGCTGCCGAGCTCTGGAAAAACCCCACAG CCTTTAAGAAGTACCTACAAGAAACCTACTCAAAGCAGGTCTCCAGCCAAGATCCCTGA
- the UBE2C gene encoding ubiquitin-conjugating enzyme E2 C isoform X1, whose protein sequence is MILRGLQQELMTLMMSGDKGISAFPESDNLFKWVGTIHGAAGTVYEDLRYKLSLEFPSGYPYNAPTVKFLTPCYHPNVDTQGNICLDILKDKWSALYDVRTILLSIQSLLGEPNIDSPLNTHAAELWKNPTAFKKYLQETYSKQVSSQDP, encoded by the exons ATGATCCTCCGCGG GCTACAGCAGGAGCTGATGACCCTCATG ATGTCCGGTGACAAAGGAATTTCTGCCTTCCCTGAATCAGACAACCTTTTCAAATGGGTGGGGACCATCCACGGAGCAGCTGGCACA GTGTATGAAGACCTGCGGTATAAGCTCTCCTTGGAGTTCCCCAGTGGCTACCCCTACAATGCGCCCACAGTGAAATTCCTCACACCCTGCTACCACCCCAACGTGGACACCCAGGGGAACATCTGCCTGGACATCCTGAAGGACAAGTGGTCAGCCCTGTATGACGTCAGGACCATCCTGCTGTCCATCCAGAGCCTGCTAGGAG AACCAAACATTGATAGTCCTTTGAACACACACGCTGCCGAGCTCTGGAAAAACCCCACAG CCTTTAAGAAGTACCTACAAGAAACCTACTCAAAGCAGGTCTCCAGCCAAGATCCCTGA
- the DNTTIP1 gene encoding deoxynucleotidyltransferase terminal-interacting protein 1 translates to MGATGDAEQPRGPGGAERGGPELGDAGAAGQLVLTNPWNIMIKHRQVQRRGRRSQMTTSFTDPAISMDLLRAVLQPSINEEIQTVFNKYMKFFQKAALNVRDNVGEEVDAEQLIQEACRSCLEQAKLLFSDGEKVIPRLTHELPGIKRGRQTEEECAHRGSPVPKKRKGRPPGHMLSNDRAAAGLVWKPKSCEPIRREGPKWDPARLNESTTFVLGSRANKALGMGGTRGRIYIKHPHLFKYAADPQDKHWLAEQHHMRATGGKMAYLLIEEDIRDLAASDDYRGCLDLKLEELKSFVLPSWMVEKMRKYMETLRTENEHRAAEAPPQT, encoded by the exons ATGGGGGCCACTGGCGACGCCGAGCAGCCGCGGGGACCCGGCGGGGCAGAGCGGGGCGGCCCCGAGCTGGGCGACGCGGGCGCAGCGGGGCAGCTGGTTCTCACG AATCCTTGGAATATAATGATAAAGCACCGGCAGGTGCAGCGAAGGGGCCGCCGCTCACAGATGACCACAAG TTTCACAGATCCTGCCATCTCCATGGACCTCCTCCGCGCTGTCCTGCAGCCTAGCATCAATGAGGAGATCCAGACTGTCTTCAACAAGTACATGAAG TTCTTCCAGAAGGCAGCACTGAATGTCAGAGACAACGTCGGGGAAGAGGTGGACGCAGAGCAGCTGATCCAGGAGGCCTGTCGGAGCTGCCTGGAGCAG GCTAAACTACTGTTTTCCGATGGAGAAAAAGTAATACCCAGATTGACCCATGAGCTTCCAGGGATAAAG CGCGGCCGACAGACAGAAGAGGAATGTGCCCATCGAGGAAGCCCTGTTCCCAAAAAG AGGAAGGGACGGCCTCCTGGACACATGCTGTCAAACGACCGGGCAGCCGCTGGCCTGGT ATGGAAGCCAAAATCCTGTGAACCTATTCGCCGAGAAGGCCCCAAG TGGGACCCAGCCCGGCTGAATGAATCTACCACCTTCGTGTTGGGATCTCGAGCCAACAA GGCCCTGGGCATGGGGGGCACGAGAGGAAGAATCTACATCAAGCATCCGCACCTCTTTAAG TACGCAGCCGACCCCCAGGACAAGCACTGGCTGGCCGAGCAGCATCACATGAGGGCAACAGGGGGGAAGATG GCTTACCTCCTCATCGAGGAGGACATCCGGGACCTCGCGGCCAGTGATGACTACAG AGGATGCCTGGACCTGAAGCTGGAGGAGTTGAAATCCTTTGTGCTACCCTCCTGGATGGTTGAGAAGATGCGGAAGTACATGGAGACACTACGGACAGAGAACGAGCATCGTGCTGCTGAAGCACCTCCACAGACCTGA